In Mesotoga sp. Brook.08.105.5.1, the sequence ACCGCACTCAGTACAAAAAAGGGGTTTCGTTCGTGGTTCATTGGTCAGCTTTCTGAGTCCAAAAGATGGGAGATCTTTGTTAGAGATCAGCAGAAGAGCGGGAGATATTTGAACCCCGGGGATGTTGTTGAATCCAGGATATTCTCTTCAGATGGCAGAATAAGTCTTGGTTTGCAAAGAAACGTGGTTGTTGGTGAGGAGGAAGCGTATTAATGATAGGAATTATTTGTGACTCAATCGTCGATCTTCCTTTGGAGCTGGCTGAAAGAGAAGATGTGTACATCGTTCCTGTGATGGTTGTTCTGGGAGAAAAGTCCTTTCGCGAGGGCGTAGAAATAAGCAAGGCCGAAATTGCGGACTTTCTTGACGACAACTTTGCCAGAACGTCACTCCCTAGCCCTGGTGACGTGATGAAGGCCTTCGAGACAATGTATGCAAGAGGTTACGATGAACTTCTTGTTGTCAATCTTTCCGGTGGGCTTAGCGGAACTCATAATTTATTCAAGACGATAGGTGAACAGTTTGCTAGCGAGCGCAAGTCGGTTGTCATAGAATCGGTAGATTCTTTGTCACTTTCGGGCGGAATAGCCATGCTTGTCTACAAGGCAATAAAGATGAAAGAACGTGGAGACTCTTTGAGAGTAATCGCATCAGACCTTAGAAGTTGCGCAGGAATCAAGAACATAGTCTTCTTCACTTTGCCGACATTGAAGTATCTCAAACAGAGCGGGAGAATAGGAAGGCTTGAGGGTTCTGTAGGAGAAATACTCAATGTGAAACCTATAGGAACAATCGACAGTAGTGGTGTTTTCACCCTCTCCGG encodes:
- a CDS encoding DegV family protein, with the protein product MIGIICDSIVDLPLELAEREDVYIVPVMVVLGEKSFREGVEISKAEIADFLDDNFARTSLPSPGDVMKAFETMYARGYDELLVVNLSGGLSGTHNLFKTIGEQFASERKSVVIESVDSLSLSGGIAMLVYKAIKMKERGDSLRVIASDLRSCAGIKNIVFFTLPTLKYLKQSGRIGRLEGSVGEILNVKPIGTIDSSGVFTLSGKARGMKKAVEKMVDRLLDTVKGKKVLCVALYHSGDDSNTVSLVDWVRTKISSLSENLLAGELSSGILVHGGKGIIGIGALIA